GCGTCGCCTACGTCGGCTATTCCTTCGAATAGCCCTAGATTCTAGAGAAGTTAATATTTTAAGGGGAATTTTGACTGCTATTGAAAAAATGATCGCTTAAAATAGTTAATTGATTTATATTAAATACATGTTTACTCGAATTCGTGAAGAAATAAATTGTATTTTTGATCGAGATCCGGCTGCACGAAGCATTTTCGAAGTTATTACTACTTACCCAGGATTCCATGCAAATTTATGGCATAGGATCAGCCATCGTTTGTGGAATTTAAATATACGATGGCTTGCTCGATTTATTTCTACATTCAGTCGTTGGTTAACAGGGATTGAAATTCATCCCGGAGCAAGAATTGGACGGAGATTTTTTATTGACCATGGTATGGGGGTAGTCATTGGAGAAACTGCTGAAATTGGTGATGATTGCACTCTTTATCATGGTGTTACTTTAGGAGGGACAAGCTGGCAAAAAGGAAAACGTCATCCTACTTTAGGAAATAATGTCATTGTAGGAGCAGGCGCCCAAGTATTAGGACCAATTGATATTGGCAATGGAGTACGAATAGGTTCTAATACCGTAGTAGTTAAGAGTGTCCCAGAAAATGCTACAGTAATAGGTATTCCTGGGCATATTTTGAACTCAAAAGAGCATCAAAAAATAAAGCAACAGATAGCTATGAAACACATAGGTTTTGAAGCTTATGGTGCAATACCTAATAGTCCAGATCCTCTAGAGCGCACAATTAATGACTTAATCGCTCATATCCATAGTCTAGACAATCGCATTGAACAAATGGCAACAATAATTCAAAGACTAAATAAACTTATTCCTGAAGAATATTTAGGTTTTATTGATCTAGCAGAAAGTAATATTGATAAAAATAACTTAAAAAAACAGGAAAGAAGATAGCAATATGGCAGCAATTTATCTTGATCACAATGCGGGAGCACCACTAGATAAGCGGGTTTTAGAGGCAATGCTGCCTTACCTTAAAGAGCAGCAAGGTAATCCCTCTAGTGTACATAGATATGGTCGTATTGCTAAAGAGGCTATAGAACATGCTCGTATACAGATAGCTAATTTAATTCATGCAGAGCCTTCTCAAATTATCTTCACAAGTGGCGGCACTGAAGCGAATAATTTAGCTTTATTTGGAACAGTTAAATTTAATTCATGCGATCGTTTAATTGTAAGTGGAATAGAGCATTCTTCTATTTTAGAGCCTACTTATTCTCTACAAATACAGGGGCTTGAAGCTGCTGAAATTAAACCAAATTGTGACGGAAAAATCACACTTGATAGTTTAAAGGGTATGGAATGCAAAGCTAATCAACTTGTATCTATACTTTGGGCAAGTAATGAAACAGGCGTATTGCAAGACATTCCTCAATTGAGCCAATATGTTCAATCTTGTCATGGAATATTTCATACAGATGCGGTACAGGCTATTGGAAAAATACCTATTAATTTTTCTGAAAATAATATTCATTTAATGAGTATCTCTGCCCATAAAATGGGTGGACCTAAAGGAGTGGGGGCACTAGTTATTGATAGTGCTTTAGATATTGATTCTATTTTATTTGGTGGAGGACAAGAGAGAGGGTTGCGTAGTGGCACAGAAAATGTAGCAGCTATTGTAGGGTTTGGGAAAGCGGCAGAAATTGCAAATGAAGAGCTAACCCAACGAATGGATACTTGGTATTCCTTAAGATCGTATCTAGAATATGAGCTACGAAGAGAATTGCCGGATATTATTATTTTTAGCGAAAAAGTAGAGAGGTTACCTAATACTATATTTTTTTCCTTTCCTGGTATTGAGGGAGAAACTTTACTAATGGCTCTAGATAAAGTAGGTATCGCCGTTTCTAGCGGCTCTGCCTGCGATAGTAACGGACATCAACCAAGCCACGTACTTTTGGCTATGGGAGTTGATCCTACTCTAGCTCAAGGTGCAATTCGAGTAAGTATTGGTGCAGGTAATACCTTAGATCAAATAAATAAATTTATTTTAGTGCTAAAACGAGAGATAGAAAATTTTAAGAAAATACTCATTCGTAATTGAAGCTTACGTAAATGCAGGCTGAACCCTTAACCAAAAAGCCCCGATTTATCGGGGCTTTTCAACTAAATTAAAAATTAAAGCTACTGTCTATTACCGCTTAGTGCACTTAGAATTTGCAATAAACTAAGAAATAAATTATAAATTGCTACATATAGGGTGACTGTAGCCATAATATAATTAGTTTCTCCTCCATTAACCATCAGACTTGTTTGAAATAAAATGTAACCTGACATAAGTAGGATAAACATAGCTGAAACGCCTAAAGATAAAGCTGGTATATGGAAAAACATAGCACCTAATCCTGCGAGAAAGGCAACTAGCATGCCTACCATTAAAAATCCACCAATAAAGCTAAAATCTTTCTTAGTAGTTACCGCGTAGGCTGATAAACCTAAAAATATTAGACCAGTCCCGCCAAGGGCAAACATTACAGTTTCATGTCCATTAGGTAAATGGAGATAAAAACTGATAATAGGTCCTAGGGTATAACCCATAAAGCCTGTGAGAGCAAAAATTGCTGCTAGCCCCCATACACTGTTACGTAACGCATTAGTTAAAAATAATAGACCAAAATAACCTATCATTGTAATTGCCCAATGCATTGGCGGAGCCTGAGTTATCATAGCGATCCCAGCAGTAACTCCACTAAACAATAATGTAGTAGCGAGGAGCATATAAGTATTACGCAACATTTTATTAGTTGCTAATACTGAGGGCATCACTGCTTGCGTAGCCATTTGATTCATTTGATTATCATTCATACTTATTAAGAATCCTCTCAAATCACTATATATATCTATGAAATATACTACTCAGACATTGAAGTAAGTACATTAGTTCTTAAATTGCTTGAAATTAAGTATATCAAGAAATAAATGTATTAAATATAGCTTTGATCTTTAGGTATATTTAGAGTGATGCGTATCGTAAATTACAGTCTTTTTCCGTATAATACTTTTAAGGTTTAAAGAGGAAGAGTGGCCGAGTGGTTGAAGGCACCGGTCTTGAAAACCGGCAATGGGTAAAACCATTCATGGGTTCAAATCCCATCTCTTCCGCCATTTTTCTGTTTAAACTAGATTTTCAATTTGATGGAGTCAATAGTGGAAACAAGAAATCAAATTACCCAAGATCCCCGTTGGTTCTCACTCACTATAAGGGACTCAAATGCTGATGGAAGCTTTGTTTATTCTGTAAAAACAACTAAAGTCTACTGTTTACCCTCTTGCCCATCCCCTATTTCTAGTCCAGAAAATGTTAGTTTCTATCGAAACTATAAGGAAGCAGAGCGGGCTGGATTTCGTCCATGTAAACGATGTAATCCAAGGGATTATTTATTATCAAACAAAAATAGGGTAGTAAAAATTGTTTTTGGAGTGCAAAAATCTTCATTGGGTTGGGTTTTAGCTGCTCAACGTACAGGAAAGAAAGGTGTTTGTGCCGTTTTATTTGGAGAAACCCAAGATAAGCTTATTGTCGATCTTCAAACTTATTTTCCAGCTGCTCAGCTAGTTAATAATGCGGCTGTATTTGATGAAGTGTTTAAAAAAATAATAGCCTCAATTGAAGATCCTACAGTTCAGCTTAATATTCCTTTAGATATACAAGGTACTGAATTTCAACAACGCGTTTGGCATACCCTATGTCACATACCATTAGGGGAAACTTGGAGTTACACTAAGGTTGCAACGCATCTTGGATTACCCGCTAAATCTGCAAGAGCCGTTGCGGGGGCTTGTGCAGCAAATAAAATAGCGATTGCTATTCCTTGTCATCGTGTGGTTCGTAGTAATGGAAATTTATCTGGTTATCGTTGGGGAATAGATCGCAAACGTACATTACTCCACCAAGAAAATATTTGTTCAAAAAACAAAAGAAATCTGCTCCGCAATGAACCTATTTGAAGATAGGTAATCCATTTATAGTACATTGCTTACTAAAAGATAATTTAACTCTTAAACTAGAAATAGAGAGATTTATCTAATTATATTAGATTTAGAGGATACTTAATGCATGAATGCTTTATTGAAAAAATACCAAAAGATAAATTTTTTACTACTCGCTTACTTCTTAATCGTAATACTACCTTTCGCCCTGTTAGGAAAGACTGTATCTGCAGAAGTAGTTTATCAAATGGATTTTACTCAGCAACCCGATGGTGATGCAATACCTTGGTTAGAGAAGCATGGGTTCGAATTTCAGCTAGGAGCTAAAAAGCTAAATCCTAGATTTGAAAATCATAAATTAGTAATTAGTACTAGTAATGAAGAAGCAGGGCTTTTCATTAAAGAAATCAATGTAAAAAATGCAAAATACATTAAGATAAAGTGGGGTGTAGATAAATATCCTGAAGGAGCAAGTTGGGATGATGGAATTTATCGAGTACCTATTGCAGTTATGGTTTCTTTCGGAAAGCAGAAAGTAGATAGTGGTTCAGTAGTTTTACCTAATTCTCCTTATTTTATTGGTTTGTTTCTTGGAGAGAAAGATCAAGAAGAATATGCCTATACAGGAAAATATTATCAAAAAGGAGGACGTTATTTCTGTGCTTTA
This genomic window from Candidatus Nitrosacidococcus tergens contains:
- the cysE gene encoding serine O-acetyltransferase → MFTRIREEINCIFDRDPAARSIFEVITTYPGFHANLWHRISHRLWNLNIRWLARFISTFSRWLTGIEIHPGARIGRRFFIDHGMGVVIGETAEIGDDCTLYHGVTLGGTSWQKGKRHPTLGNNVIVGAGAQVLGPIDIGNGVRIGSNTVVVKSVPENATVIGIPGHILNSKEHQKIKQQIAMKHIGFEAYGAIPNSPDPLERTINDLIAHIHSLDNRIEQMATIIQRLNKLIPEEYLGFIDLAESNIDKNNLKKQERR
- a CDS encoding cysteine desulfurase family protein; its protein translation is MAAIYLDHNAGAPLDKRVLEAMLPYLKEQQGNPSSVHRYGRIAKEAIEHARIQIANLIHAEPSQIIFTSGGTEANNLALFGTVKFNSCDRLIVSGIEHSSILEPTYSLQIQGLEAAEIKPNCDGKITLDSLKGMECKANQLVSILWASNETGVLQDIPQLSQYVQSCHGIFHTDAVQAIGKIPINFSENNIHLMSISAHKMGGPKGVGALVIDSALDIDSILFGGGQERGLRSGTENVAAIVGFGKAAEIANEELTQRMDTWYSLRSYLEYELRRELPDIIIFSEKVERLPNTIFFSFPGIEGETLLMALDKVGIAVSSGSACDSNGHQPSHVLLAMGVDPTLAQGAIRVSIGAGNTLDQINKFILVLKREIENFKKILIRN
- a CDS encoding Bax inhibitor-1/YccA family protein, with product MNDNQMNQMATQAVMPSVLATNKMLRNTYMLLATTLLFSGVTAGIAMITQAPPMHWAITMIGYFGLLFLTNALRNSVWGLAAIFALTGFMGYTLGPIISFYLHLPNGHETVMFALGGTGLIFLGLSAYAVTTKKDFSFIGGFLMVGMLVAFLAGLGAMFFHIPALSLGVSAMFILLMSGYILFQTSLMVNGGETNYIMATVTLYVAIYNLFLSLLQILSALSGNRQ
- a CDS encoding methylated-DNA--[protein]-cysteine S-methyltransferase translates to METRNQITQDPRWFSLTIRDSNADGSFVYSVKTTKVYCLPSCPSPISSPENVSFYRNYKEAERAGFRPCKRCNPRDYLLSNKNRVVKIVFGVQKSSLGWVLAAQRTGKKGVCAVLFGETQDKLIVDLQTYFPAAQLVNNAAVFDEVFKKIIASIEDPTVQLNIPLDIQGTEFQQRVWHTLCHIPLGETWSYTKVATHLGLPAKSARAVAGACAANKIAIAIPCHRVVRSNGNLSGYRWGIDRKRTLLHQENICSKNKRNLLRNEPI